The Lolium rigidum isolate FL_2022 chromosome 1, APGP_CSIRO_Lrig_0.1, whole genome shotgun sequence region AGGCATACTTATGCTTGTAAATTCAGCTGACATCAGCAGAATTATCACTAGGCAGTGAACTAGGTTCAGAAGGAATCATGACACCCTTATTAATCTGTTGCTGCAGCCAAATCTATTCAATTATGTGCTTTTTTTGGATGAAACGCAGTGCTTTCATTCATAATAGCCGAAAAACAAGAAAATACAGAACTATACACTTACAAGAAACGAGAAAAACACCAAAACAAATGGAAAGAGAAAGAAAATTTCAGCTGAAACAAAACAAAGCTATACACCGTGTGGTAGAACTCTCGGCAAACTGAAGTTTTACTTCAGCGAGACACCAAAATGCTCTTACCAATTCAGTCAGGCTTGTGCTAAATCAATGATTTTCATGTAGACAGCAGGGGTGGCCCTCTTCTTGTTGAAAACGCGATCGTTCCTCTCTTTCCAGAGCATCCACCCAACAATCGTGACACATGAGCTCCAAGCTTTGGAACCTTATTTATTCAGTCCAATTGCTTGCACTTCCCACCAATTAATAGAAAGCTTGCACTATGTAACGGAGATATCAGTGGTCTTCACATTCTACTTAGAACCATCTGTGAGACCTGAATCGAAAAATCACAGTTGGCGAGCAGTTGCACACTGGTCTTGGGTTGCCTTTGACAAAGCGATCATATGGGATTATGAGGGATTCCTCGAATGAACAAGTTATCAGCGGTTAAGCACTTTTCCATAGTAGCAAGCCATGTTAAAACACGACATTTTAGAGGCGCATCTGAGTTTCAAATGTGTCTGGAGGAGCTAGGGCGAATCCGCTCGTCAAACTGAATCTGATATGCTGAAGCTACTGAAAAATTCCATCAATAGTCTACAACCACTTGATCGAGTCTTCCATTCCAAAATTGAGGCGAACCAGGCGCAATatttcccacacttcagtgaattGGATTATAGCATTGGTGGTGAGGTTTTTCTTTAAGTGGCGTATCCACCGATTATTTTCCAATGCTTACTTAACCGAGAGCTTGTGCATGGTGCAATGAAGGAAGAGATCGGGCGCCAACAGATGGATGGGAAGCTTGTCCAACCATGGATCGTTCCAGAAACTTTTCTTAGCACCATTGCCAAGTGAAGTGCTAACGGAGCCTTcaaatagctctctcacttgatTATGGAGACCATATCAAGGCTTGTCATCTTCTTGCCATTGCTGCCAAAGCCATTTGACTTGAAGGGAAAATTATGTGCTCTTGACAGTATACGCAAGAGTTCGACAAAGGGTTGATAAACTGCTCACTAGGATCTCATTGCATAGTGACCAACATGACAACACGACACACAATTAGATCACCCGGCCTATGTAGAAGCCATCTCATGTGGTCTTCCTGGCAACCGCAGAGAATAATGACTACCTTCCACTAGGAAGCTCCTCTTTAGATTTTCCCTGGTCTACCCAGTGTTAGTCATGTTGGATGTGTTTAGTAGCCCGCACAACGGTAAATACAAGGCATGTGTTGAGATTTTTTCCCGTGGGCTACCAAACTATTAGGGTCCAACCAAACCTGCAGGCATTTCTTCTATAAATGTTACAACACTACTCGGCCAACCAGGCCATCTGAGAGGGGCAAATGAATCCTGATCGCTGGTTTCACCTTGCACAGTGATTTTCTCCTCCCACTTTTCACCTCAACCGTTGGATGCAGTTAAAACTTTCCTCACTCGTTTGGCTGTGAAAGAGTCCATGACGCGTGGGACCTCCTACGTGCAGGACCCAGTGGTGAGAGGTAGACAGGCTAGCTCGTTCGGTCGCCTGGTCGCCTATCCACCAGAGGTGAGAGAATCTAGATCGAACGAGATCCCCAATCCTGGCCtcgctcctcgctcctcctctcctctccaatGGCAGCCTCCTCTCCTCCCCCATTTTCGTTTTTCCTCTCTCCCCCTCGACTGGATGCGGGAGCCAGCGGCGGCATGTAGAGCCGTGTCGAGGCGGCTGGAGGCTGGGAGCACGCGCctagcggcggcgatggcggctggAGGCGGTGTTCAGCGCGTCGAGGCTGGCCGCCGCCGAGGACGGAGCGGCAGACCCTTTCGTGGGCGGCGACCACCACCAGGTCGGCCTCTTCTCCTCTTCCCGCACTGCCTCTCTCCGGGATGCCCGTCCTAGACATCGCCGTCGCCTTGCTTCCGTACTGGCGTTCATGTCTGTGGCGGCTGCCGTCTCTGCTAGATGCGTTGATCTCACCTGCTCCGTTCCCTGTGCAGATGCAGGGCGTGCGGGTAAGACCTAAAGCTGAGCTCTCTGGTGCTGTACACGGCGGCCGGcgcgacgaggcggcggcggagggtggtgGTGTTTGAGGCGGACGGTTGTTCTGCTGCAAGTGCGGCACCCACCTCCACGTGCGGGCGCTCCGCCTCTTCTTGCGCCGGACGCGGTTGCTGTGCTGCAAGTGCGGCGCCCACCTCGGTTACGGCTACCACGAGCATGACACCACTGCCGACAGCAAGGCTCCCCGGTAATCCTGCTAATTAACCTGCTAAGAGCCCCTGTTGGTTCCTGTTCGGATGCAATGGTGAATTGTGATGAGGCTGCATGCCATTATTCTTCTACACTCAGCTGAACTTTGAACTTGAGTTTACCTGAACTTGAGTAGGGAAATTTGTTGAATTCTAGAACTATCCAGTGCTAAATCACATCATGTTGCAAGTACTGCTATGGAACGGTGGCAATCTGGCCCTTTCATCAATTATAGAACCCAGGTCGTTTGATTGGGACTTGCAGAGAAAGATGTTTGTTTCTTCCTAGACACAAAATGATCCGGAAAGATGCTTGTTTCTTCCTATACTCCAGTCACCCTGTAATATACTTGAATAGAAAACACTTCTCTGTGCAGAAAAGAGAGGAGGAAATTGGGAAAGCCCGCAAAACCATCTGAATTGGGGATGGTTCTTCTCATTCCAGTGGTGATACAAAATGTTAACCGTCTATAGATATTAACTTTTATTGTCAGTTGTGATTACTTGCTCCTTTGTATAGAATATATGTGAAAAATCAAGAACTTAACCTCAGGTTTCAGATAGATAATAATTGGACCTTATAACGGTATCATCTTGTTGATTTATTACCCCCATGCACTTCTTTCCGCACCTGCTGTAGCAGATGCTACTGACTCAGTATGTTCACTAGATGCACTTATTCAGAGAGCTCATCATTATGTTATACTGCACTGAATGAACAAGATACTACACACCCATAGAAACTTAAGAAAAGCAAAGCATTCACTAGAGAATCAATCAATAAGCTTGCACAGATGATGAAGTTGCACTGTATATTTTAGGATCAGGTATACACTAttccattcgcaaaaaaaaggtaTACACTATTCTGTACTCAGCCTGTAGTGCTGATATATTTCAGTTTACTGAATTTTTTGGTTGCTAAACTGAACACATATTCGGAGAAGTAAACCATAATTATGCAATTGCTTCATGTCATATACAACACATAGGGCACGATTACAACACATAGGACATAATTACATCAAACGTGACTTTATTTTTCTCATTGTATCGGGGTTTGGCCACCACAGTTAAGAACATAACCTTTGGTACCAATTGACACTGCATAATGCCTTTGAGATTGATTGTGGTGCATTTTTCTGTTGGCGTGGACTAGAATTAGGATTCAAACTGATGTCTAATTCTTGTGGAACTATCACTCAGGAGGTGATTACTAAAGGTAGATAAGGGCTCGACGAATTCCCTATTTATGTGAGCAGCCATTGCTGTATGAAAATCCGTTGTACTGCAATTAGAAATCAGGAGTTACCCAGTGCTCCGGGGCTAGCCATTGCTATGGTAAATAGTCCTGTTAACTTTTTCTTTGTTCGTCTCTTGAGGGTCGGGGTTATGTCATCGCTTAGGTGTTGGCACAAGGAGCAGTCAAGAACTTGGTTGAACATTTTCCCCTTATGCTGTTGTTCCTTCAAAAAATTTGGTCTCAATTTCATCATGTAGTTGTGCTAGCAAAAGTTAACTGCTCGACTGCGGGCTGCCTGCTGGCATCAGATTTAGCCAACTCGTGCTTAAACTATGCCTGGTTGCTTCCTTTCTGGTTGACTGATTCTTATGGGGGATTTTTGTTTGTTTGCTGCAGGAATGGATTCCAGAAGATTGACAAGATCAAGGACTCTAACAGGCAGTCCAAGCAGCTGGAGGAGCTCACTGGGAAGATGAGGGAGTGCAAGCGGTAGGTCTGGCTGAAACCTGCCATCTGCTTTGATAATGCACCATCGCTGTTCCTACTTCAACATGTCTTTCTCAGCATGTGGCATGATGAATTTTTGGTTGCCTCTTTACAAGGAGAATGTAACATTGCTGAGTTCTCATACGATGTCTTAAATCTGTGCGACTTCCTGCAGCTTAATCGCAGACCTCGCAGGTGTTGGTGACACCCTGGTGACCAGTGGTGCTTGGCCACGGGCTCTAGCCGCCGGTGGTGTACGCCGCTAGGTCGTTAAGGGGAGCCAGCACAGGGAGCCCTTGGGGTCGcgcatcctccacctcctcggtaCCTGCTCACCCTGGTGAGCAGCGCGAGGAGGGCCGCCCCAAGAACCCCGGAAGGATGGCCATGGCGCCACTCGATGGATTTATGCCTTGTTGCTCATCCATCCTATCTCCTAAGGTTTGCCTTTTCTTCTCAGAAGGTGGATCTGCCCGGCCATGGACGTGAGCAGAGAAAACCATAGCCGGCTCTTCCTCTCTGCCTCTCCGCTCAGGATGCTAGATTTTTTGTACTAATAGTCTCTTGCAACTTGTGTGAATTTGGCTGTGGGCTGTTTCGACCTCCTGTTGGGTGATGCCGCACTCACGCTCGAGAACCTCAGGTTCTTTAATGTAAGTGATGAGGTCAAATTTGTTTACCTACATGTGGGCAAGCACACATCTGAACATGATGTCATGTTGTGTGGACTTTGCTGCCAATTAACTATTAGAATGGATATAATACAACAAGCTGAAATTTGATTTGAGTTGACCTGACATTTGTATACTTTCCTGGATGAAGGTTATGATTGGCACGGTTGTCTGTTTGGAAGTGGTGAACAAGAGAAAAGTTACTATCTCACTTGAAGACAATGGATTACTGCTGGTGTATATATGTAAAATTACTTACTGGTGAGAAATTGTATTTTATGAATGAACTATTTCGGTGCGTGAGATTGAGGTAACCATTTATGATGTTACTCATATTGCTTCTTATGTTTTATTACAGGTGGTCTTACTTTCAGATCGCAAGTTTGTCCGAATCAGACTGGAAAAGAATTGCTTGGACATTCTTGGGTATTGTGGTCCTGCGATTTTTTAATATGCTCATACACTGTGAGTAGCTAAATGGTAGGGACATGTAAGAGTGCATTCTAATTTTTGGCTTAGGCCTGGCTATCCCATTATGTCATCATCTTCTTTGGGTTGCAGGTTTCTTGCCTTCTGTTAAAATATAGTGTTGTTTCTGTGGAGGAGGTAAAAGAGGAGTCCTAGTTTTGGTTCAGATTTCTTGCCAATAATTATCCCTTTGGCTGCATTGTGTTCTTCCGGCAACTATGTTCTGTATATGTACGGAGGCTTCGTATGTCTTCTTACTTATAACCCTGATTGGTATGCAGGTTCCTGTAAATATACAGGTGGGATTTGGAGTCTATATCGATTTTGACTGTCTTCTCCCGTAATTTTCCCACCAGGAGGCACTAGCGGAGCCAACCATGGAAGCGCTGCCCTACATACTTCTCATCCGCGCGAGGAGCCTGTTTCCCAGCAGTGGCAGAGCCAACCATGGAAACACTTCCCTACAATCTTCTGTTCCGTTCGATTGTA contains the following coding sequences:
- the LOC124649202 gene encoding uncharacterized protein LOC124649202 — protein: MPVLDIAVALLPYWRSCLWRLPSLLDALISPAPFPVQMQGVRVRPKAELSGGRLFCCKCGTHLHVRALRLFLRRTRLLCCKCGAHLGYGYHEHDTTADSKAPRNGFQKIDKIKDSNRQSKQLEELTGKMRECKRIHVAWVRSEGPGHCLAMYLWLTLKTSSHNDGCCVTLSVVYVGSKHVF